In the genome of Phaeodactylum tricornutum CCAP 1055/1 chromosome 20, whole genome shotgun sequence, one region contains:
- a CDS encoding predicted protein codes for MKTIRPVGILRRPSRYLFTKICPMLLLALFFVLQTIILKWYQARAGIINNYRTVYLTTKACDPHCNSGISDIIIGTNTRKIADLMDSGYLPASLGTSKSSSTIPVNLVKGNGEGTIQPVSMILLRAIGNALPPRHSSEQTLLNVDFILQHEETFPNTSRHWFLNRLVDPHIEWQVVQKLQRANESFTIIPFDLKVYGSLSYRFDLFEFADQIHSAHTDASRGSGRRKMAEERMFHDKLLYTANVNGVRNEMLRYGKLRSSADYILPFDGNCFLTRKAWEAIQRDILSNPKVKYFAVPMDRLVEENTALLLSSYKPNPVEEPQLIFHRRSVAIFNPNLPYGRRNKVELLLRLGIVGAWHKSHKNKWDHKLERSHPIVDIKPDSIATATGTAGWVSRLYSGNKNAELSDHGTATTRASLRRTAISNLLDRLDLRAAVNLYNFTSHTMLFYNMQQVNSLRLQWQSGQLQAPMIRRLMELASNFLNEGPWSVLNTIPFGCGPSQNFHDGDYTRPLNWPQSNESSYSNWSRFYLSKYGKSIPGSAVYSEGSDQFDRTQFNSMQQRTTVLALAYAISGKQSYVQEAAENLRVRFLDPKTKMNPNFTCSRGMWEGNPPKYVKNTFGTSEMNGMYFFLDAVRIVETSGALSTTEIDKLHIWFRDYLLWLVETNGPDQDIMIGESQSDVPDNFAPNHRGLYFDIQLASVAAYCGNLTLAVHTLHRTLARLDAHVNSIGAMRQEACGDRNCEDFIAFAINGWSVAARIASSVGINYWWRFPVGKQSKLCLAMEYNSFLLRNRDPCAQSNTVGDNTATRWWPLLFEAKLHCPHSEIQHSSSSSPEIFGGSRCHHPALSGEVAPFWNLNLPTDKQHGYSKKL; via the coding sequence TGACTTAATGGATAGCGGTTACCTCCCTGCCTCACTCGGCACGAGTAAGAGCAGCTCGACAATTCCTGTCAATCTCGTGAAGGGAAATGGGGAGGGGACGATTCAGCCCGTGTCTATGATACTGCTACGTGCCATAGGAAATGCCCTTCCGCCACGTCATAGCTCAGAACAAACGCTCTTGAATGTGGACTTTATTCTTCAGCACGAGGAAACCTTCCCAAATACGTCTCGGCACTGGTTCCTCAACAGGCTTGTGGATCCACACATAGAGTGGCAAGTTGTGCAAAAACTTCAGCGAGCAaatgaatccttcactaTCATTCCCTTCGACTTGAAAGTCTATGGCTCCCTTTCGTATCGTTTCGATCTGTTCGAATTTGCCGACCAAATTCATTCGGCTCACACTGATGCATCTAGGGGATCGGGGCGTCGAAAGATGGCCGAGGAGCGCATGTTTCACGATAAACTGCTCTACACTGCCAACGTCAATGGAGTGCGCAATGAAATGCTCAGATATGGCAAGCTGCGAAGTTCTGCAGACTACATTCTTCCATTCGACGGCAACTGCTTCCTCACTCGCAAAGCTTGGGAGGCTATTCAACGGGATATACTCAGCAATCCGAAGGTCAAATACTTTGCCGTACCGATGGATCGCCTCGTTGAGGAAAATACAGCACTCTTGTTGAGCTCATACAAGCCAAATCCAGTTGAAGAACCCCAACTTATCTTCCATCGACGATCTGTCGCTATTTTCAATCCGAACTTGCCTTACGGGCGTCGCAACAAAGTCGAGCTATTGCTTCGGTTAGGGATTGTAGGCGCATGGCACAAATCCCACAAAAACAAGTGGGACCACAAGCTTGAACGGTCTCATCCAATTGTGGACATAAAACCAGATTCGATCGCGACCGCAACTGGTACAGCTGGCTGGGTATCTCGATTATATTCCGGCAATAAAAATGCGGAACTTTCAGACCATGGCACTGCTACCACTCGAGCCAGCCTACGTCGCACAGCGATATCAAATTTACTCGACCGATTGGACTTGCGTGCAGCTGTGAACTTGTACAATTTCACTTCACATACCATGCTCTTCTATAACATGCAGCAGGTAAATTCGTTACGGTTGCAATGGCAGAGTGGCCAGCTGCAAGCTCCAATGATAAGAAGGCTTATGGAGTTGGCTTCCAACTTTCTGAACGAGGGCCCTTGGTCTGTTCTTAACACAATTCCGTTCGGCTGTGGCCCTTCTCAAAACTTTCATGACGGCGACTATACCCGGCCACTTAATTGGCCTCAGAGCAACGAGTCCAGCTACAGCAATTGGTCAAGATTCTACCTTTCGAAATATGGAAAGAGCATTCCTGGAAGTGCCGTGTACAGCGAAGGAAGTGATCAGTTTGATCGCACACAATTCAACTCGATGCAGCAGAGGACAACTGTTCTGGCACTTGCCTACGCAATATCAGGGAAACAATCTTATGTACAAGAAGCAGCCGAAAATCTTCGTGTACGGTTTCTTGACCCGAAAACCAAAATGAACCCAAACTTCACTTGTAGTCGAGGTATGTGGGAAGGCAACCCACCCAAATATGTGAAAAATACGTTTGGCACGTCCGAAATGAACGGAATGTATTTCTTTCTTGACGCCGTGAGGATTGTGGAGACTTCCGGAGCCTTATCGACCACGGAGATAGACAAACTGCATATTTGGTTTCGCGACTATCTTCTATGGCTGGTTGAGACCAACGGACCAGATCAGGATATAATGATTGGGGAAAGCCAAAGCGATGTGCCCGACAACTTTGCACCAAACCATCGCGGTCTGTACTTCGATATACAGCTAGCATCTGTTGCAGCATATTGTGGTAACTTGACCTTGGCAGTCCACACGTTGCACCGGACCTTGGCTCGACTAGATGCGCACGTCAACTCTATCGGTGCGATGCGACAAGAGGCATGTGGAGACCGTAACTGTGAAGACTTTATTGCCTTTGCAATTAATGGATGGTCAGTAGCTGCTCGTATCGCTTCCTCAGTTGGGATCAACTACTGGTGGCGCTTTCCGGTTGGAAAACAATCCAAGCTCTGTCTTGCTATGGAATATAACAGTTTTCTCCTGCGCAATCGAGATCCCTGTGCACAAAGTAATACTGTGGGAGACAATACTGCCACCCGATGGTGGCCGCTCCTGTTTGAAGCCAAGCTACACTGTCCTCACTCGGAGATACAACATAGCAGCTCCTCTTCGCCGGAGATTTTTGGCGGCTCAAGATGTCATCACCCGGCTTTAAGCGGCGAGGTAGCGCCCTTTTGGAATTTGAATTTGCCAACTGACAAGCAACACGGGTACTCAAAGAAACTGTAG
- a CDS encoding predicted protein — protein FVVTDPSLPDNPIVYASQGFLNLTGYSLDQILGRNCRFLQGPETDPKAVERIRKAIEQGNDMSVCLLNYRVDGTTFWNQFFIAALRDAGGNVTNFVGVQCKVS, from the coding sequence TTTGTCGTCACCGATCCCTCTCTGCCGGATAATCCGATCGTGTATGCCTCGCAGGGCTTTCTCAACTTGACGGGATACTCCTTGGATCAAATTCTcggacgaaattgtcgttTCCTACAGGGACCCGAGACCGACCCCAAAGCCGTGGAGCGTATCCGTAAGGCCATTGAACAGGGGAACGATATGTCGGTCTGCTTGCTCAATTATCGCGTGGACGGTACCACATTTTGGAATCAGTTCTTCATTGCTGCCTTGCGGGATGCTGGTGGCAACGTGACCAACTTTGTGGGGGTGCAGTGCAAGGTGTCC
- a CDS encoding predicted protein: MLKFVSTHRPSCMWTRRTNILGIHFSDHIFYSGGLLAVCHIYSFVADIMVDLRAQESQAQQQPVRSGARQSRIPATLQAVFLASNRGKTVEGPPPEQVANRTFFRNWFLQKQTKSSKKDSSMKVKKNKRDDISSNPVQGSETSMNTLFVKYLTFRKNVILESKSQLPIPFKELEEGSTVSPQAFLDTMISARGYSTARFETLHTAYYNMPTPLQQASYDVYLIEVVKKGGMETLRSLMKSGISPNPCNKFGESLLHTVCRLGNVDALRVMLECGTSLQVSDDYGRTPLHDACWAVKPALTVVDVILSHDPNLLYLEDSRGALPLSYIRREHWCAWIPYFRARKDMYWPDLSGHGMPPREQSPPALFMERPFSAPLPDPANALTCELAKLVASRQMLPGEAQFLKYSMMEEEGSYRSDTESEEFEGSDDDESGSDSELDSDEFDDEDEDGSYYSLEEDEMADILSTLTARAVPSKEDKTATGQQKYLFSHTSTPRNDTVPLLKVCVRGL, encoded by the exons ATGTTGAAGTTCGTTTCCACTCACCGGCCTTCCTGCATGTGGACACGCAGAACAAACATTTTGGGAATTCACTTCAGCGATCACATTTTTTACTCGGGCGGCCTTCTTGCTGTCTGCCATATTTACTCATTCGTCGCGGACATCATGGTTGATCTGAGAGCGCAAGAATCCCAAGCCCAGCAGCAGCCGGTACGATCGGGGGCTCGCCAAAGCCGCATTCCGGCAACTTTGCAGGCCGTCTTCTTGGCATCGAACCGCGGCAAAACCGTAGAGGGACCCCCACCAGAACAAGTTGCCAACAGAACTTTCTTTCGCAACTGGtttcttcaaaagcaaacaaaatcaagcaaGAAAGATTCCAGCATGAAGGtcaagaagaacaagagaGATGATATTTCGTCCAATCCTGTTCAGGGTTCCGAAACGTCGATGAACACTCTCTTTGTCAAGTACCTCACTTTTCGGAAAAATGTAATCTTGGAGAGCAAGTCGCAGTTACCAATCCCTTTCAAAGAG CTTGAGGAAGGTTCAACTGTATCGCCCCAGGCTTTCCTGGACACTATGATTAGCGCCCGTGGATATTCCACGGCAAGGTTTGAAACGTTGCACACAGCCTATTACAACATGCCTACTCCTTTGCAGCAAGCTTCCTATGACGTCTATCTCATCGAAGTTGTCAAGAAGGGCGGTATGGAGACGCTCCGATCCCTCATGAAATCAGGAATTTCCCCAAATCCATGCAATAAGTTTGGGGAAAGCCTGTTGCATACTGTTTGTCGTCTTGGAAACGTGGATGCATTGCGGGTCATGTTAGAATGTGGGACGAGCCTGCAGGTTTCCGACGATTACGGTCGGACACCCTTGCATGACGCCTGTTGGGCTGTCAAGCCCGCCCTGACCGTTGTTGATGTCATCCTCAGTCACGATCCAAACCTTCTCTATCTCGAGGATTCTCGAGGGGCCCTACCGCTCTCGTACATACGCAGGGAGCACTGGTGTGCATGGATTCCCTACTTCAGAGCCCGAAAGGACATGTACTGGCCAGACTTGTCGGGTCACGGAATGCCACCGCGTGAGCAGTCACCACCAGCCTTGTTCATGGAAAGACCCTTCAGCGCTCCTCTACCGGATCCCGCGAATGCTTTAACCTGCGAATTGGCCAAACTGGTCGCTTCGCGCCAGATGCTACCGGGGGAAGCGCAATTTTTGAAATATAGTATGATGGAGGAAGAAGGTTCCTATAGAAGCGACACTGAGAGCGAAGAGTTTGAAGGATCGGATGATGATGAAAGTGGCAGCGACAGTGAGCTCGACAGTGACGAATtcgatgatgaagacgaagatggGAGTTATTATAGTctggaagaagatgaaatGGCGGACATTCTCAGTACGTTGACGGCACGGGCGGTGCCGTCGAAAGAGGATAAAACAGCAACGGGACAACAGAAATATTTGTTTTCCCATACCAGCACACCAAGAAATGACACCGTACCTCTACTAAAGGTGTGTGTCAGGGGACTCTAA